The Microbacter sp. GSS18 genome has a segment encoding these proteins:
- a CDS encoding bifunctional (p)ppGpp synthetase/guanosine-3',5'-bis(diphosphate) 3'-pyrophosphohydrolase has product MSETVPPGPTSLRRLVPRIFSRSARRDDVEQLLRTVRTHHPRGDLAIVERAYKTAEQAHAGQTRRSGEPYITHPLAVSQILADLGLGPRAIAAALLHDTVEDTSYSLDQLTADFGDEVAMLVDGVTKLDKVKYGESAQAETVRKMIVAMSKDIRVLLIKLADRLHNARTWGFVPAESAKRKATETLEIYAPLAHRLGIQTIKSELEDLSFAVLHPKLFAEIESLVKQRTPQREQYVQNVIDAVDADLRELRIRGRVMGRPKQLYSVYQKMIVRGREFDDIYDLIGIRIIVGSVRDCYAVLGSIHARWTPLPGRFKDYIATPKFNLYQSLHTTVIGPGGRTVEIQIRTHEMHQQAEYGVAAHWKYKEQMAGGKSDSKAIDTDMAWLAHISDWQAETADPGEFLDSLRFEIGAKEVYVFTPKGKVIGLPAGATPVDFAYAVHTEVGHRTMGAKVNGRLVPLESELKSGDVVEVFTSKNPDAGPSQDWLGFVKSTRARNKIRGWFTKERREEAIEQGKDAIARAMRRQNLPLQRLMSQDSFSEVAHELRYEDVSALYAAIGEGHVSTQSVIEKVTALVRASETATGPIDLPEVGRSRAPRGGDSGVLVRGAPDILVKLAKCCTPVPGDEIMGFVTRGSGVSVHRSDCTNVKSLMQDPQRLIEVEWAPTSKSVFLVQIQVEALDRSRLLSDVTRVLSEHHVNILSATVTTSNDRLAISKFVFEMGDIVHLDRVLNAVRRIDAVYDVYRVTSS; this is encoded by the coding sequence ATGTCCGAAACGGTTCCTCCCGGGCCGACCTCGCTGCGTCGTCTGGTCCCGCGCATCTTCTCGCGCTCGGCCCGGCGAGACGATGTCGAGCAGCTGCTGCGCACCGTGCGCACGCATCACCCGCGCGGCGACCTCGCGATCGTCGAGCGCGCCTACAAGACCGCCGAACAGGCGCACGCGGGGCAGACCCGGCGCAGCGGCGAGCCGTACATCACGCATCCCCTCGCCGTCTCGCAGATCCTCGCCGATCTCGGGCTCGGTCCACGCGCGATCGCCGCGGCGCTGCTGCATGACACCGTCGAGGACACGTCCTACAGCCTCGATCAGCTGACGGCGGACTTCGGCGACGAGGTCGCCATGCTCGTCGACGGCGTGACCAAGCTCGACAAGGTCAAGTACGGCGAGAGCGCGCAGGCCGAGACGGTGCGCAAGATGATCGTCGCGATGTCCAAGGACATCCGCGTGCTGCTGATCAAGCTCGCCGACCGCCTGCACAACGCCCGCACGTGGGGCTTCGTTCCGGCCGAGAGCGCCAAGCGCAAGGCGACCGAGACACTCGAGATCTACGCGCCGCTCGCGCACCGGCTCGGCATCCAGACGATCAAGTCCGAGCTCGAGGACCTGTCGTTCGCCGTGCTCCACCCCAAGCTCTTCGCCGAGATCGAGAGCCTGGTCAAGCAGCGCACGCCGCAGCGCGAGCAGTACGTGCAGAACGTCATCGACGCCGTCGACGCCGACCTGCGCGAGCTGCGCATCCGCGGTCGCGTCATGGGCCGTCCGAAGCAGCTGTACTCGGTGTACCAGAAGATGATCGTCCGCGGCCGCGAGTTCGACGACATCTACGACCTCATCGGCATCCGCATCATCGTCGGCAGCGTCCGCGACTGCTACGCGGTGCTCGGGTCGATCCACGCACGGTGGACGCCGCTGCCCGGGCGTTTCAAGGACTACATCGCGACGCCGAAGTTCAACCTGTACCAGTCGCTGCACACGACGGTCATCGGTCCCGGCGGGCGCACCGTCGAGATCCAGATCCGCACGCACGAGATGCACCAGCAGGCCGAGTACGGCGTCGCGGCGCACTGGAAGTACAAGGAGCAGATGGCCGGCGGCAAGTCCGACTCCAAGGCCATCGACACCGACATGGCGTGGCTCGCGCACATCTCGGACTGGCAGGCCGAGACCGCCGACCCCGGCGAGTTCCTCGATTCGCTGCGGTTCGAGATCGGCGCGAAGGAGGTCTACGTCTTCACGCCCAAGGGCAAGGTCATCGGCCTTCCCGCGGGGGCCACGCCGGTGGACTTCGCCTACGCGGTGCACACCGAGGTCGGACACCGCACCATGGGCGCCAAGGTCAACGGCCGCCTGGTGCCGCTGGAGTCCGAGCTCAAGAGCGGCGACGTCGTCGAGGTCTTCACCTCGAAGAATCCGGATGCCGGCCCGAGCCAGGACTGGCTGGGCTTCGTGAAATCGACCCGCGCGCGCAACAAGATCCGCGGCTGGTTCACCAAGGAGCGTCGCGAAGAGGCGATCGAGCAGGGCAAGGACGCCATCGCGCGTGCCATGCGCCGCCAGAACCTACCCCTGCAGCGCCTCATGAGCCAGGACTCCTTCAGCGAGGTGGCCCACGAGCTGCGCTACGAGGACGTCTCGGCGCTGTACGCGGCAATCGGCGAAGGCCATGTGTCGACGCAGTCGGTGATCGAGAAGGTCACGGCGCTCGTGCGCGCGAGCGAGACCGCCACCGGGCCGATCGACCTGCCCGAGGTCGGGCGCTCGCGTGCCCCGCGCGGCGGCGATTCCGGGGTCCTGGTGCGGGGCGCCCCCGACATCCTGGTCAAGCTCGCCAAGTGCTGCACGCCCGTGCCCGGAGACGAGATCATGGGCTTCGTCACGCGCGGCAGCGGAGTGTCGGTGCACCGTTCGGACTGCACCAACGTGAAGTCGCTCATGCAGGACCCGCAGCGACTCATCGAGGTCGAGTGGGCTCCGACGAGCAAGAGCGTGTTCCTGGTGCAGATCCAGGTCGAGGCCCTCGACCGCTCGAGGCTCCTCAGCGACGTGACGCGGGTCCTCAGCGAGCACCACGTCAACATCCTGTCGGCCACCGTCACCACCTCGAACGACCGCCTCGCGATCAGCAAGTTCGTCTTCGAGATGGGCGACATCGTGCACCTGGATCGCGTGCTCAACGCGGTCCGCCGCATCGACGCGGTCTACGACGTGTACCGCGTGACCTCGTCCTGA
- the ruvA gene encoding Holliday junction branch migration protein RuvA, with protein sequence MISSVRGAVLHLESDAVVVDVGGVGLSVAVPPQIARSAHVGDQITLHTSLIVREDALSLYGFEERGQLTVFSLLLGVTGVGPKSALGVLSSLTVGQIADAVAADDDAPFRRVSGIGPKTAKLIVVQLAGKLPSAGPSATASAATGAGSDVSSQVVVALTGLGWTERVAAEAVAGVAEGASPVDRASVQALLRLTLAELGPARKETVGG encoded by the coding sequence ATGATCTCGTCAGTCCGAGGCGCCGTCCTCCACCTCGAATCCGACGCCGTCGTCGTCGACGTCGGGGGAGTGGGCCTGTCCGTCGCCGTCCCGCCGCAGATCGCCCGCAGCGCGCATGTCGGCGACCAGATCACGCTGCACACGAGCCTCATCGTGCGCGAGGACGCGCTGTCGCTGTACGGCTTCGAGGAGCGCGGACAGCTGACGGTGTTCTCGCTGCTGCTGGGGGTGACCGGCGTCGGGCCGAAGTCGGCGCTCGGCGTGCTGTCGTCCCTCACGGTCGGCCAGATCGCCGACGCGGTCGCCGCCGACGACGATGCGCCCTTCCGCCGCGTGTCGGGCATCGGGCCGAAGACGGCCAAGCTCATCGTCGTGCAGCTGGCGGGCAAGCTCCCCTCGGCCGGCCCCTCGGCCACGGCTTCGGCCGCCACCGGAGCGGGGTCCGACGTGTCGTCGCAGGTCGTCGTGGCCCTCACGGGTCTCGGCTGGACCGAGCGCGTCGCCGCTGAGGCCGTCGCCGGCGTCGCCGAGGGCGCGTCGCCGGTGGATCGCGCATCGGTTCAGGCGCTGCTGCGGCTGACGCTCGCGGAGCTCGGACCGGCCCGCAAGGAGACCGTCGGTGGCTGA
- the secF gene encoding protein translocase subunit SecF: protein MGAMSRFGNDLYSGKISFPFVGRRRLWFIIAAVLVIGSVLVPLVRPIQFSIEFTGGSQFTVTGLSSPDQSLATDAVQSVVPNADTRVTTVGDSAVRVQTDQMTDAETREVSASLADVYDVPTSEVTSSFIGPSWGADVTRQSLWGLAIFLALTFIILALYFRTWKMSAAAIIGLVDVLIITVGVYALAGFPISPAAVIGFLTILAYSLYDTTVVFDKIRENTAEDGEISGRTFGESVNLAVNQTLVRSINTTVVAILPVGAILFIGAFWLGAQTLSDISLAIFVGIIVAAYSTLFVAAPLYSLFREREPGIQTRNARVLESRERAGQPV from the coding sequence ATGGGCGCCATGAGCCGCTTCGGCAACGACCTGTACTCCGGCAAGATCTCATTCCCGTTCGTCGGACGCCGGCGACTGTGGTTCATCATCGCCGCCGTCCTGGTGATCGGGTCGGTGCTGGTGCCGCTCGTGCGGCCGATCCAGTTCTCGATCGAGTTCACCGGGGGCTCCCAGTTCACGGTGACCGGGCTCAGCAGCCCCGACCAGTCGCTGGCTACCGACGCGGTGCAGTCGGTCGTGCCGAACGCCGACACGCGGGTGACGACCGTCGGCGACTCGGCCGTCCGCGTCCAGACCGACCAGATGACCGACGCCGAGACCCGCGAGGTGAGTGCGTCGCTGGCCGACGTGTACGACGTGCCGACCTCCGAGGTCACGTCGTCGTTCATCGGCCCCAGCTGGGGAGCCGATGTGACGCGGCAGTCGCTGTGGGGCCTGGCGATCTTCCTCGCCCTGACGTTCATCATCCTGGCGCTGTACTTCCGCACCTGGAAGATGTCGGCGGCGGCGATCATCGGCCTGGTCGACGTGCTGATCATCACGGTCGGCGTGTACGCCCTCGCCGGGTTCCCGATCTCGCCCGCAGCGGTCATCGGATTCCTGACGATCCTGGCGTACTCGCTGTACGACACGACGGTCGTCTTCGACAAGATCCGCGAGAACACGGCCGAGGACGGCGAGATATCGGGGCGGACGTTCGGCGAGTCGGTCAACCTCGCCGTCAACCAGACCCTGGTGCGCTCGATCAACACGACGGTCGTGGCGATCCTGCCGGTCGGCGCGATCCTGTTCATCGGAGCATTCTGGCTCGGTGCTCAGACGCTCAGCGACATCTCGCTCGCGATCTTCGTGGGCATCATCGTCGCGGCCTATTCGACGCTGTTCGTCGCCGCGCCCCTGTACTCGCTGTTCCGCGAGCGCGAGCCCGGCATCCAGACCCGGAACGCGCGGGTGCTCGAATCCCGGGAGCGGGCGGGCCAGCCGGTCTGA
- the secD gene encoding protein translocase subunit SecD, whose translation MATPTPVRRAWRALTGLLVITAVLFGINALGVYVFQQSSWAPSLALDLQGGTQIILEAQTEGAAPSTDQMNQAVTIIRQRVDASGVGEADVTTEGGNNIVVQIPGEADEATRERIEASAQLQLRAVLYAGQPANTFVGEDGMETPYPSPDPTLNATPTTEPTDGSDQAWITDALFAEYLAYDCADPANDPAGAPADEPLITCEADGSVKYILGPVELDGSSISDATFGLQQTNGVWAVNLTFDSEGTQIFGEISQRLYGATPPLNQFAFVLDGSVLSAPSMNGVILDGRPSITGSFTQETAQVLADQLKYGALPLSFEVVSSDTISATLGSQQLQIGLIAGLIGLALVAVYSLVVYRALGTVIIASLGVMAVLTYVVICILAWRMGFRLSLAGVAGLIVAIGFTADSFIVYFERIRDELRDGKSITSAVEDGWARAKRTIYISKSINILAAVVLYILADATVKGFAFTLGLTTAIDIMIFIIFTHPVMQLLARTRFFGSGHPLSGLDPDALGAVYRGRAQFRAPAEATAKGRSARARGEAQRRQTIAERKQAQELAASRPSTGKPGSTTQEGER comes from the coding sequence GTGGCGACCCCTACCCCCGTCCGGCGCGCCTGGCGCGCACTGACCGGACTCCTCGTGATCACCGCCGTGCTGTTCGGCATCAACGCCCTGGGCGTGTATGTCTTCCAGCAGAGTTCGTGGGCGCCGTCTCTGGCCCTCGACCTGCAGGGCGGCACGCAGATCATCCTCGAGGCGCAGACCGAAGGCGCGGCTCCGTCGACGGACCAGATGAACCAGGCCGTGACGATCATCCGGCAGCGCGTGGACGCGTCGGGCGTCGGCGAGGCCGACGTCACCACCGAGGGCGGCAACAACATCGTGGTGCAGATCCCCGGTGAGGCCGACGAGGCGACGCGCGAGCGCATCGAGGCGTCCGCCCAGCTGCAGCTGCGCGCAGTGCTGTACGCCGGGCAGCCCGCGAACACGTTCGTCGGCGAGGACGGGATGGAGACGCCGTATCCGTCGCCCGACCCCACGCTCAATGCGACGCCGACCACGGAGCCGACCGACGGCAGCGATCAGGCGTGGATCACGGACGCGCTGTTCGCCGAGTACCTGGCGTACGACTGCGCCGACCCGGCCAACGATCCCGCCGGCGCCCCGGCCGACGAGCCGCTGATCACGTGCGAGGCCGACGGCTCGGTCAAGTACATCCTCGGCCCGGTCGAGCTGGACGGCTCGTCGATCTCGGACGCGACGTTCGGACTCCAGCAGACCAACGGCGTGTGGGCCGTCAACCTGACCTTCGACTCCGAAGGCACCCAGATCTTCGGCGAGATCAGCCAGCGCCTGTACGGCGCCACGCCGCCGCTGAACCAGTTCGCGTTCGTGCTCGACGGCTCGGTGCTGTCGGCGCCGTCGATGAACGGCGTCATCCTCGACGGCCGACCCAGCATCACCGGCTCCTTCACGCAGGAGACCGCGCAGGTCCTGGCCGACCAGCTGAAGTACGGCGCGCTGCCGCTGAGCTTCGAGGTCGTCAGCTCCGACACGATCTCGGCGACCCTCGGCTCGCAGCAGCTTCAGATCGGCCTCATCGCCGGCCTCATCGGCCTCGCGCTCGTGGCGGTGTACTCGCTCGTGGTCTACCGGGCGCTGGGCACGGTGATCATCGCGTCGCTCGGCGTCATGGCGGTGCTGACCTACGTGGTCATCTGCATCCTCGCGTGGCGCATGGGCTTCCGCCTGTCACTGGCCGGCGTCGCCGGTCTGATCGTGGCCATCGGCTTCACGGCGGACTCGTTCATCGTGTACTTCGAGCGCATCCGCGACGAGCTTCGCGACGGGAAGTCGATCACGAGCGCCGTCGAGGACGGCTGGGCGCGAGCGAAGCGCACGATCTACATCTCCAAGTCGATCAACATCCTCGCCGCCGTCGTGCTCTACATCCTCGCGGACGCCACGGTGAAGGGCTTCGCGTTCACGCTGGGCCTCACGACGGCGATCGACATCATGATCTTCATCATCTTCACGCACCCGGTGATGCAGCTGCTCGCGCGCACGCGCTTCTTCGGCTCCGGCCACCCGCTGTCGGGGCTGGACCCCGACGCGCTCGGCGCCGTCTACCGCGGTCGTGCGCAGTTCCGCGCGCCGGCCGAGGCCACCGCCAAGGGCCGATCCGCCCGGGCGCGCGGCGAGGCGCAGCGACGCCAGACCATCGCCGAGCGCAAGCAGGCGCAGGAGCTGGCGGCGTCCCGCCCGTCGACCGGCAAACCGGGAAGCACGACCCAGGAGGGGGAGCGCTGA
- a CDS encoding preprotein translocase subunit YajC: MSFEEFIGQYGLIVLLAGLLVFMFWSSRRRMQKQKHEQEERARQTVPGAEVLMQGGLYGTIVSYDADNLDQPALVEIAPGVEIKVHSQAILRVVGPNPVDEAEEIADDASDADADDKPNA; the protein is encoded by the coding sequence ATGAGCTTCGAGGAATTCATCGGCCAGTACGGCCTCATCGTCCTGCTGGCCGGACTTCTGGTCTTCATGTTCTGGAGCTCGCGCCGGCGCATGCAGAAGCAGAAGCACGAGCAGGAGGAGCGCGCGCGCCAGACCGTCCCCGGGGCGGAGGTCCTGATGCAGGGCGGGCTGTACGGCACGATCGTCAGCTACGACGCCGACAACCTCGATCAGCCGGCACTCGTGGAGATCGCGCCCGGCGTCGAGATCAAGGTGCACAGCCAGGCCATCCTGCGCGTGGTCGGCCCCAACCCCGTCGACGAGGCCGAGGAGATCGCGGACGACGCCTCGGACGCCGACGCGGACGACAAGCCGAACGCCTGA
- the ruvB gene encoding Holliday junction branch migration DNA helicase RuvB, translated as MADAREVGDAVDDTELAIEGALRPTSLTDFVGQQKVRGQLQLLLDAARIQQRPADHILLSGPPGLGKTTLAMIVAHESERPLRLSSGPAIQHAGDLAALLSSLTPGEVLFIDEVHRMARSAEEMLYLAMEDFRIDIMVGKGAGATSIPLDLAPFTLVGATTRSGLLPNPLRDRFGFTAHLEYYEPVELERVIERSAAMLGVKVPPDARAEIARRSRGTPRIANRLLRRVRDYLIVHGDGHAADTADVDAALDLYDVDAIGLDRLDRAVLDALVRRFRGGPVGLGTLAVTVGEEAETIESVVEPYLVRIGFMGRTPRGRIATRDAYRHLGAPVADSVLELDDL; from the coding sequence GTGGCTGACGCGCGCGAGGTCGGCGACGCCGTCGACGACACCGAGCTCGCGATCGAGGGAGCCCTGCGTCCGACCTCTCTGACCGACTTCGTCGGCCAGCAGAAGGTGCGCGGCCAGCTGCAGCTCCTGCTCGACGCGGCCCGCATCCAGCAGCGGCCGGCGGACCACATCCTGCTGTCCGGCCCGCCAGGGCTCGGGAAGACGACGCTGGCGATGATCGTGGCGCACGAGAGCGAGCGTCCGCTGCGCCTGTCGAGCGGTCCCGCCATCCAGCACGCCGGGGACCTCGCCGCGCTGCTGTCGAGCCTGACACCCGGAGAGGTGCTGTTCATCGACGAGGTGCATCGCATGGCGCGCTCGGCCGAGGAGATGCTGTATCTCGCGATGGAGGACTTCCGCATCGACATCATGGTCGGCAAGGGCGCGGGAGCCACGAGCATCCCGCTCGATCTGGCGCCCTTCACGCTGGTGGGAGCCACGACGCGGTCGGGCCTGCTGCCGAATCCTCTGCGCGACCGGTTCGGCTTCACCGCGCACCTCGAGTACTACGAGCCCGTCGAACTCGAGCGCGTGATCGAGCGGTCTGCCGCGATGCTGGGCGTGAAGGTCCCACCCGACGCACGCGCCGAGATCGCCCGGCGCTCCCGCGGCACGCCCCGCATCGCCAATCGGCTGCTGCGGCGCGTGCGCGACTATCTCATCGTGCACGGCGACGGTCATGCGGCCGACACCGCCGACGTGGACGCGGCCCTGGATCTGTACGACGTGGACGCCATCGGCCTCGATCGGCTCGATCGCGCGGTCCTGGACGCGCTGGTGCGCCGCTTCCGCGGCGGCCCCGTCGGACTCGGAACCCTGGCGGTCACCGTCGGCGAGGAGGCGGAGACGATCGAGTCCGTGGTCGAGCCCTACCTCGTGCGCATCGGATTCATGGGGCGCACGCCCCGTGGGCGGATCGCCACGCGCGACGCCTACCGGCACCTCGGCGCACCCGTCGCCGACTCGGTGCTGGAACTCGATGACCTATAA